A single window of Gambusia affinis linkage group LG18, SWU_Gaff_1.0, whole genome shotgun sequence DNA harbors:
- the LOC122820801 gene encoding atrial natriuretic peptide receptor 1-like isoform X1, whose translation MSSVLTLTPAPLRPPPAPAALHAVAIATEAVGQHRLVCVFRVQLGFCWHDLDNSEFDCWPLDRPNEYNMIDCGGLLMSWVLRPPELVKTGQVFTVVYSVTARESFYHWAVQNRIFSHSSITDAASARRFCEEQDCPSSWTEANGENCCIHHANIHSCPMGYMTESICGPWIPDDGKIFTHTISTTGKMTQSNWTAKVVLFHTGLTSLIAHIRVGTMQAALEAKSTVLPAVVCGDKTCEDGENCSTCPADCGECPMSPGTKVAIGLPLGLLCLSFILTAVWLRYQKEKLLWDESWIIDFSTIKQDTRGLSTMGDPEAHLTMGSIMSVPAGHTDSNISCVTAISSCTAPPASQRAPFTCTGIYDGRTVAIKRIQTKSFSLSKTIRQEVKQVRELDHPNLCKFIGGCVEVPNVAIVTEYCPKGSLHDVLLNEEIPLNWGFRFSFATDIARGMSYLHQHKICHGRLKSLNCVLDDRWVCKITDFGLRTYRRDGGAEPLSSYQRRLLEVYMPPEFQNSSMEPTLAGDVFSYSIILLEIATRSDPVPPEESTLESAWCPPLPELISSKADNTCPCPADYAELIRRCRSHNPAHRPTFDQVKKFVHRINPVKVSPVDMMMNLMEKYSKHLEVLVAERTQDLMLEKQKTDRLLYSMLPKQVADDLRQGKLSQAQSYVSATVFFSDIVGFTQLSSSSTPYQVVDFLNKLYTTFDDIIDNHDVYKVETIGDAYMVVSGVPQENGILHASEIASMALDLVAVCRTFRIPHKPGMQLQIRAGIHSGPVVAGVVGTKMPRYCLFGDTVNTSSRMESTSLALKIQCSSSAFYLLEEIGGYVLECRGTLQVKGKGDMVTYWLEGKKATGPDGRAARPNTEPETDRFPVPGFVSDDLLMDPV comes from the exons ATGTCGTCTGTCCTCACGTTGACACCGGCCCCGCTCCGTCCGCCTCCAGCCCCAGCAGCACTCCACGCCGTTGCCATAGCGACAGAGGCCGTCGGACAGCACCGCCTG GTTTGTGTTTTCCGAGTCCAGCTCGGGTTCTGTTGGCACGACCTGGACAACAGCGAGTTCGACTGCTGGCCTCTGGACCGACCCAACGAGTACAACATGATCGACTGCGGAG GTCTCCTGATGTCCTGGGTTCTGCGGCCTCCAGAACTGGTAAAAACCGGTCAGGTTTTCACCGTCGTCTACTCCGTCACGGCCCGGGAATCCTTCTACCACTGGGCCGTCCAGAACCGCATCTTCTCCCACAG TTCGATAACGGACGCTGCTTCGGCCCGACGGTTCTGTGAAGAGCAAGACTGTCCGTCCAGTTGGACCGAGGCGAACGGAGAGAACTGCTGCATCCATCATGCCAACATCCACTCCTGTCCCATGGGATACATG ACTGAGAGCATCTGTGGCCCCTGGATCCCTGATGATGGTAAAATCTTCACTCACACCATTTCCACCACTGGGAAGATGACCCAGAGCAACTGGACCGCCAAG GTGGTTCTGTTCCATACGGGTCTGACCTCGCTGATCGCTCACATCAGGGTGGGAACCATGCAGGCGGCGCTGGAGGCGAAGAGCACCGTCCTGCCGGCTGTAG TTTGTGGAGATAAAACCTGTGAGGACGGAGAGAACTGCTCCACCTGTCCGGCCGACTGCGGCGAATGTCCCATGAGTCCCGGCACCAAGGTGGCCATCGGCCTGCCGCTCGGCCTGCTCTGCCTCTCCTTCATCCTGACGGCTGTG TGGCTCAGGTATCAGAAAGAGAAGCTGCTGTGGGACGAGAGCTGGATCATCGACTTCTCCACAATAAAACAAGATACCAGAGGTCTGAGCACCATGGGCG ATCCGGAGGCTCATCTGACCATGGGGAGCATCATGAGCGTCCCGGCCGGACACACCGACAGCAACATCAGCTGTGTGACGGCCATCAGCTCCTGCACCGCGCCGCCGGCCAGCCAGAGGGCGCCGTTCACCTGCACCGGCATTTA CGACGGCAGAACGGTGGCCATCAAAAGGATCCAGACCAAATCCTTCTCTCTGTCCAAAACCATCAGGCAGGAAGTCAAACAAGTCCG GGAGCTCGATCATCCTAACCTCTGTAAGTTCATCGGCGGATGCGTTGAAGTGCCCAACGTTGCCATAGTAACAGAGTACTGCCCAAAGGGAAGTCTCCATGACGTCCTCCTGAACGAGGAGATCCCCCTGAACTGGGGCTTCAG GTTTTCCTTCGCTACAGACATCGCCAGAGGAATGTCGTACCTCCACCAGCACAAGATCTGTCATGGCCGACTCAAGTCCCTGAACTGTGTGTTGGACGACCGCTGGGTCTGCAAGATAACAG ACTTCGGGTTGAGGACCTACCGGAGGGACGGCGGGGCCGAGCCTCTGTCCTCCTACCAGCGGAGGCTCCTGGAGGTCTACATGCCGCCCGAGTTCCAGAACTCCAGCATGGAGCCCACACTGGCTGGAGACGTGTTCAG TTACTCCATCATTCTTCTGGAAATAGCGACTCGCAGCGACCCGGTCCCA CCTGAAGAGTCGACCCTGGAGAGCGCCTGGTGTCCGCCGCTACCTGAGCTGATCTCCAGTAAAGCTGACAACACCTGTCCCTGCCCTGCTGACTACGCTGAG CTGATCCGTCGCTGTCGCTCCCACAACCCGGCGCACCGACCCACTTTTGATCAAGTCAAGAAGTTTGTTCACCGGATCAACCCGGTCAAAGTCAGCCCAGTGGACATGATGATGAACCTG ATGGAGAAGTacagcaaacacctggaggtCCTGGTGGCCGAGAGAACTCAGGATCTGAtgctggagaaacagaaaactgaccGGCTGCTGTACA GTATGCTTCCTAAGCAGGTAGCTGATGATCTGCGTCAGGGGAAGTTATCACAGGCTCAGAGCTACGTCAGCGCCACCGTCTTCTTCAG TGACATCGTCGGGTTCACCCAGCTGTCCAGCAGCAGCACGCCCTATCAGGTGGTCGACTTCCTCAACAAGCTCTACACAACGTTCGATGACATCATCGACAACCACGACGTCTACAAGGTGGAAACCATCGGAGACGCCT ACATGGTGGTGTCAGGCGTCCCCCAGGAGAACGGGATCCTGCACGCCTCAGAAATCGCCAGCATGGCTCTGGATCTGGTTGCCGTCTGTCGCACCTTCAGGATTCCCCACAAACCCGGCATGCAGCTGCAGATTCGGGCGGGGATTCACTCCG GTCCGGTGGTGGCCGGAGTGGTGGGGACCAAGATGCCTCGGTACTGTCTGTTCGGAGACACGGTCAACACGTCGTCCAGGATGGAGTCCACCAGCCTGG CCCTGAAGATCCAGTGCAGCTCCAGCGCCTTCTACCTGCTGGAGGAGATCGGCGGCTACGTGTTGGAGTGCAGAGGAACGCTCCAGGTCAAG GGGAAGGGAGACATGGTGACCTACTGGCTGGAGGGGAAGAAGGCGACTGGGCCGGACGGCAGGGCGGCCAGACCGAACACAGAACCAGAGACGGATCGGTTCCCGGTGCCGGGGTTCGTCAGCGACGACCTGCTGATGGATCCGGTCTGA
- the LOC122820801 gene encoding atrial natriuretic peptide receptor 1-like isoform X2 yields MSSVLTLTPAPLRPPPAPAALHAVAIATEAVGQHRLVCVFRVQLGFCWHDLDNSEFDCWPLDRPNEYNMIDCGGLLMSWVLRPPELVKTGQVFTVVYSVTARESFYHWAVQNRIFSHSSITDAASARRFCEEQDCPSSWTEANGENCCIHHANIHSCPMGYMTESICGPWIPDDGKIFTHTISTTGKMTQSNWTAKVVLFHTGLTSLIAHIRVGTMQAALEAKSTVLPAVVCGDKTCEDGENCSTCPADCGECPMSPGTKVAIGLPLGLLCLSFILTAVWLRYQKEKLLWDESWIIDFSTIKQDTRDPEAHLTMGSIMSVPAGHTDSNISCVTAISSCTAPPASQRAPFTCTGIYDGRTVAIKRIQTKSFSLSKTIRQEVKQVRELDHPNLCKFIGGCVEVPNVAIVTEYCPKGSLHDVLLNEEIPLNWGFRFSFATDIARGMSYLHQHKICHGRLKSLNCVLDDRWVCKITDFGLRTYRRDGGAEPLSSYQRRLLEVYMPPEFQNSSMEPTLAGDVFSYSIILLEIATRSDPVPPEESTLESAWCPPLPELISSKADNTCPCPADYAELIRRCRSHNPAHRPTFDQVKKFVHRINPVKVSPVDMMMNLMEKYSKHLEVLVAERTQDLMLEKQKTDRLLYSMLPKQVADDLRQGKLSQAQSYVSATVFFSDIVGFTQLSSSSTPYQVVDFLNKLYTTFDDIIDNHDVYKVETIGDAYMVVSGVPQENGILHASEIASMALDLVAVCRTFRIPHKPGMQLQIRAGIHSGPVVAGVVGTKMPRYCLFGDTVNTSSRMESTSLALKIQCSSSAFYLLEEIGGYVLECRGTLQVKGKGDMVTYWLEGKKATGPDGRAARPNTEPETDRFPVPGFVSDDLLMDPV; encoded by the exons ATGTCGTCTGTCCTCACGTTGACACCGGCCCCGCTCCGTCCGCCTCCAGCCCCAGCAGCACTCCACGCCGTTGCCATAGCGACAGAGGCCGTCGGACAGCACCGCCTG GTTTGTGTTTTCCGAGTCCAGCTCGGGTTCTGTTGGCACGACCTGGACAACAGCGAGTTCGACTGCTGGCCTCTGGACCGACCCAACGAGTACAACATGATCGACTGCGGAG GTCTCCTGATGTCCTGGGTTCTGCGGCCTCCAGAACTGGTAAAAACCGGTCAGGTTTTCACCGTCGTCTACTCCGTCACGGCCCGGGAATCCTTCTACCACTGGGCCGTCCAGAACCGCATCTTCTCCCACAG TTCGATAACGGACGCTGCTTCGGCCCGACGGTTCTGTGAAGAGCAAGACTGTCCGTCCAGTTGGACCGAGGCGAACGGAGAGAACTGCTGCATCCATCATGCCAACATCCACTCCTGTCCCATGGGATACATG ACTGAGAGCATCTGTGGCCCCTGGATCCCTGATGATGGTAAAATCTTCACTCACACCATTTCCACCACTGGGAAGATGACCCAGAGCAACTGGACCGCCAAG GTGGTTCTGTTCCATACGGGTCTGACCTCGCTGATCGCTCACATCAGGGTGGGAACCATGCAGGCGGCGCTGGAGGCGAAGAGCACCGTCCTGCCGGCTGTAG TTTGTGGAGATAAAACCTGTGAGGACGGAGAGAACTGCTCCACCTGTCCGGCCGACTGCGGCGAATGTCCCATGAGTCCCGGCACCAAGGTGGCCATCGGCCTGCCGCTCGGCCTGCTCTGCCTCTCCTTCATCCTGACGGCTGTG TGGCTCAGGTATCAGAAAGAGAAGCTGCTGTGGGACGAGAGCTGGATCATCGACTTCTCCACAATAAAACAAGATACCAGAG ATCCGGAGGCTCATCTGACCATGGGGAGCATCATGAGCGTCCCGGCCGGACACACCGACAGCAACATCAGCTGTGTGACGGCCATCAGCTCCTGCACCGCGCCGCCGGCCAGCCAGAGGGCGCCGTTCACCTGCACCGGCATTTA CGACGGCAGAACGGTGGCCATCAAAAGGATCCAGACCAAATCCTTCTCTCTGTCCAAAACCATCAGGCAGGAAGTCAAACAAGTCCG GGAGCTCGATCATCCTAACCTCTGTAAGTTCATCGGCGGATGCGTTGAAGTGCCCAACGTTGCCATAGTAACAGAGTACTGCCCAAAGGGAAGTCTCCATGACGTCCTCCTGAACGAGGAGATCCCCCTGAACTGGGGCTTCAG GTTTTCCTTCGCTACAGACATCGCCAGAGGAATGTCGTACCTCCACCAGCACAAGATCTGTCATGGCCGACTCAAGTCCCTGAACTGTGTGTTGGACGACCGCTGGGTCTGCAAGATAACAG ACTTCGGGTTGAGGACCTACCGGAGGGACGGCGGGGCCGAGCCTCTGTCCTCCTACCAGCGGAGGCTCCTGGAGGTCTACATGCCGCCCGAGTTCCAGAACTCCAGCATGGAGCCCACACTGGCTGGAGACGTGTTCAG TTACTCCATCATTCTTCTGGAAATAGCGACTCGCAGCGACCCGGTCCCA CCTGAAGAGTCGACCCTGGAGAGCGCCTGGTGTCCGCCGCTACCTGAGCTGATCTCCAGTAAAGCTGACAACACCTGTCCCTGCCCTGCTGACTACGCTGAG CTGATCCGTCGCTGTCGCTCCCACAACCCGGCGCACCGACCCACTTTTGATCAAGTCAAGAAGTTTGTTCACCGGATCAACCCGGTCAAAGTCAGCCCAGTGGACATGATGATGAACCTG ATGGAGAAGTacagcaaacacctggaggtCCTGGTGGCCGAGAGAACTCAGGATCTGAtgctggagaaacagaaaactgaccGGCTGCTGTACA GTATGCTTCCTAAGCAGGTAGCTGATGATCTGCGTCAGGGGAAGTTATCACAGGCTCAGAGCTACGTCAGCGCCACCGTCTTCTTCAG TGACATCGTCGGGTTCACCCAGCTGTCCAGCAGCAGCACGCCCTATCAGGTGGTCGACTTCCTCAACAAGCTCTACACAACGTTCGATGACATCATCGACAACCACGACGTCTACAAGGTGGAAACCATCGGAGACGCCT ACATGGTGGTGTCAGGCGTCCCCCAGGAGAACGGGATCCTGCACGCCTCAGAAATCGCCAGCATGGCTCTGGATCTGGTTGCCGTCTGTCGCACCTTCAGGATTCCCCACAAACCCGGCATGCAGCTGCAGATTCGGGCGGGGATTCACTCCG GTCCGGTGGTGGCCGGAGTGGTGGGGACCAAGATGCCTCGGTACTGTCTGTTCGGAGACACGGTCAACACGTCGTCCAGGATGGAGTCCACCAGCCTGG CCCTGAAGATCCAGTGCAGCTCCAGCGCCTTCTACCTGCTGGAGGAGATCGGCGGCTACGTGTTGGAGTGCAGAGGAACGCTCCAGGTCAAG GGGAAGGGAGACATGGTGACCTACTGGCTGGAGGGGAAGAAGGCGACTGGGCCGGACGGCAGGGCGGCCAGACCGAACACAGAACCAGAGACGGATCGGTTCCCGGTGCCGGGGTTCGTCAGCGACGACCTGCTGATGGATCCGGTCTGA